The Actinoplanes sp. N902-109 genomic interval CCCGGCGGTGCGCCGGTAGCCGTGCTGCGGCGAGATCCAGATGCCGTACGCCTTGTGCCCGCCCACGGTGACCGCGGCGACGCCGGCATCGGCGGGGTAGTCGGCCGCGCCCGCGGTGCCGGCCGGCGAGACAGTCAAGTCGTTGTGCCGGGACGTCTGGTCGTAAATCTTGGTGGTGGTGCACGTCGTGAGGTTGCAGAACGCGTCGTGGTCGGCGGCGTTGGCGTAGCCGCCGGCCGCCAGCAGGCCGACGTCGTGGGTCGCCCGGTCGGAGGCGCGGGTCAGTTGATAGAGCGGCCCGTTGTACGCGCCGAACAGCGCGCGGGTCGTGCTGTGTGCGGCGACGCACGGCGTGCCGGCCGAGCCGTAGATGTCGCAGGGCCCGGTGCCGGCGGCGTTCGCGGCGCCCGGCAAACCGATGAGCATGCCCGTGATCAGCGCGAACGCTGCGGTCACGGCGGACAGGACAGATCGTTTTCTACGCATGGGGATATGGCTCCTCAGCAGGGGGAGGGGAGCTGATGCGAGTCGACTCGGTAAACAGGAAATTACGCTTACTGATCGATGTCGTCAATGATTGTTCGACTATGTTCGATCTCGCGTTGACCGTCCATCGTTGACTAGCATCAGTCAATGTTGAAGAGAACGTCGATCATCCTGGCGTCCATGCTGGCCGCCGGTGTGTCCACGGTGGCGGCGCATCCGGCGCTCGGTGCGCCCGCGGCCTTGCCCGGCGACCTGGTGAAGCTCCAGACCCGGCAGTCCCTGCTCGGTACGCACACGTGGTACCAGCAGACCTACAAGGGCATCCCCGTGTTCGGCGGCTACTACGCCACCCACAAGGCCTCCGACGGTACGGTGACCGTCGACGACGGCCGCAAGAAAGTGGCCGGCCTCGCCGACGCATCCGCTGCCGTGCCGGAGCAACGGGCCCGCACCGCGGTCGCCGGGCGGCTCCGCGCCCAACCCGATCAGGCAAAGCTCGTCATCGTGCCGGGGCAGACCGCCCGGCTGGCCTGGCAGACGCTCACCAGCACGCCGAAGGGCACCATCCGTTCACTGCTCGACGCGGACAGCGGCGCCGTGCTGCGCGAGGAGAACACGGTGCGCCAGGCCGACGGCATCGGCCAGGTCTTCGACCCCAACCCGGTGGTACGGCTGCAGAACGAGTCGCTCACCGACCAGGACGACGCCGACTATCCCGCGCTCGACAAGGCCTACCGCAAGGTCGTCCTGCGCCACCTCAACGGCGGCAGCACACTGCAGGGCTCGTACGCGAACAACCTCAGCGAGCCCGCGGTCACCTCGTCCAGCCGGCGGTTCGTCTACCAGCGCTCGAACGACGGCTTCGAACAGGTGATGGCGTACTACAGCATCACCTCGACCGAGGAGTACATCCACCGGCTCGGGTTCGCCGACGTCAACAACGAGCCGCAGGACTACTACACGACGGGATTCGAGGACGACAACTCGTACTACGACCCCTCGGTCGATGCGATCACGTTCGGCACCGGCGGCGTCGACGACGCCGAGGACAACGAGGTCATCTGGCACGAGTACGGCCACGCGATCCAGGACGACCAGGTGCCCGGCTTCGGCGAGACCGAGGAGGCCGGCGCGATCGGCGAGGGCTTCGGCGACTACTGGGCGGTCACGATGTCCCAGGCGACCAGCCCCGACACCACGGTCACGCCGTGGGCCTGCGTGATGGACTGGGACTCCACCTCGTACACCGACACCGAACCGCACTGCCTGCGCCGCACCGACACCGCGAAGGTGTACCCGGACGACCTGGTCGGTGAGGTGCACGACGACGGTGAGATCTGGTCGCACGCCCTGTGGGACGTCAACCGGGCGCTGGGCCGCACCACGGCCAACCGCATCATCCTCGAGGCCCAGTTCCGTTTCACCCCGGACACCACCATGCCCGCGGCGGCGCAGGCCACGGTCAACACCGCCCGATTCCTGTACGGGTCACGCGCGGCCGCCAAGACGGCAAAGTCCTTCCAGGACCGCGGCATCCTCTGAACCCCGCTGCCGTCCCGGCACAGGCGCGGCCACGCCGATCCAGGCGTGGCCGCGCACCCCTCGGGCAACTTCCTGGCGGTCAGGCCCCCGGCGTGACCGCGTTGCTGATCCGGATCAGATCCTCGCGGGGGACCACCTTGATCCGCCTGCGGCCGTGCGGCTCGCCCAGCGCGATCTCGTGCAGGTCGAGCTGCTGCCAGCCCGCCCACGTGGTGAAGTCGACACCCCGCTGGCGCAGGTACGAGACAACGTCCGCGGGGTCGGTCTGCACCGCGGGCTCCAGCCCCTCGGCGTCGGCCAGCAGGCTGGTGACCGTCTCGCCGGCGTCGCCCTTGGTGTGGCCGATCAACCCGACCGGTCCGCGCTTGATCCAGCCGGTCACGTACATGCCGGGAATCGGGTCGCCGTCCATGTCGAGGATCCGGCCCGCGGCGTGCGGGATGGTGCCGGACGTGATGTCGAACGGCACGTCGGGCAGGGCCTGGCTGAGGTAGCCGATGGCCCGGTAGACCGCCTGCACGGGCCACTCGGTGAACTCGCCGGTGCCGCGCACCGAGCCGTCGCCGGTCAGCTCCTGGGTCTCGGTGCGCAGCGCCTCGACCTTGCCGTCGCCGAGGATCGCCACCGGGGCCTGCAGGAAGTGCAGGTGCAGCCGGCGCGGCCGGTCGCGGGGGTCGCGTACGGTCCAGTTCTGCAGGATGTCGACGCACATCTTGACGTGCCGGGTCTGGCGCATCATCTCGAGGCTGCCCTCGTCGAACTCGATGCCCTCGGGGTGCACGATCACCTCGACGTTGGGCGAGTGGTCCAGCTCGCGCAGCTCCTGCGGGGTGAACTTGACCTGGGCCGGTCCACGCCGCGAGAACACGTGCACGTCGGTGACCGGGCTGTTCTTGAGATGCTGGTAGACGTTCTCCGGGATCTCGGTCTCGAGCAGCTCGTCGGCGGTCTTGGCCAGGATCCGGGCGACGTCCACGGCCACGTTGCCGGCACCGAGCACGGCCACCGTGGTGGCGGTCAGCGGCCAGTCGCGCGACACGTCGGGGTGGCCGTTGTACCAGGAGGCGAAGTCCGCGGCGCCGAAGCTGCCGGGCAGGTCGACGCCGGGGATGTCCAGCTCGCGGTCCTTGTCGGCGCCGGTGGCGATGATTGTCGCGTCGTAGAACCGGCGTAGTTCCTCGGGCTTGACGTCGATGCCGTACGAGACGTTGCCGATGAACCGGATCCGCGGGTGGTCCAGCACCCGGTGCAGCGCGGTGATGATCTCCTTGATCCTGGGGTGGTCGGGCGCCACGCCGTACCGGATCAGACCGTACGGGGTGGGCAGCCGGTCGAAGACGTCCACGGTGACCGTCTCGTCGGCCTTGACCAGGTGATCGGCGGCGTAGATGCCGGCCGGACCGGATCCGATGACGGCAACCCGCAGGGGGCGGTCCATATGTCTTGTTTCCCTCGATCTCGTGGTCCTGGGTCAAGCCAAGATCACACGTTAAAACTTGAACCTCTGTTGAGGTCAAGTGATCTCGGGGAGATGTGGGCAACGTCGCTGACATGGGTACGGAAAGTTACGAAGTTCCGCAACTCGGATTACTTGATTGTTAATACAGGTGTCGATACAACGAGGAGATAGAGCGCTCTCCCGTCAACCATGGAGTCCCCCATGCCTCATGCGTTGTCGCATCCCCGCGGCCGACGATTGCTCATCCCCGCCCTGCTCACCCTGGCCCTGGCCGCCCTCGGAGCGGCCACCGCGCCCGCGGCTCAGGCGGCCCCCGCGCTGCTCTCGCAGGGCAGACCGGCCACCGCCTCGTCGACCGAGAACTCCGGCACCCCGGCCTCGGCCGCCGTCGACGGCAACACCGGCACCCGCTGGTCATCCGCCTTCGCCGACCCGCAATGGCTGCAGGTCGACCTCGGCGCCACCGCCACCATCACCTCGGTCACCCTCACCTGGGAGGCCGCGTACGCCAAGGCGTACCAGATCCAGACGTCGGCCGACGGCACCAGCTGGACCACCGTCTACAGCACCACCACCGGCGCCGGCGGTGTGCAGAACCTGACGGTTTCCGGCAGCGGCCGATACGTCCGCCTCTACGGCACCCAGCGGGCCACCGCGTACGGCTACTCGCTCTGGGAATTCCAGGTCTTCGGCACCGGCGGCGGCACCACCACCCCGCCGCCCTCCGGTGACTTCTGGGGCTCGACCAGCGACATCCCGGCCGCGCACAACGTCGTCGAGCTGAAGATCCTCAACCGCACCAACGGGCAGTACCCGGACAGCCAGGTGTACTGGAGCTTCAACGGCCAGACCCACTCCATCGCCGAGCAACCGTACTTCGACATGCCCGCCAACTCGGCCGGGCGGATGTACTTCTACCTCGGCTCACCCACCAGCCAGTACTACGACTTCATCGAGTTCACCGTCGGCCCCGATCAATTCAACGGCAACACGACAAGGGTTGACGCCTTCGGGCTCAAGCTGGCCATGCGGTTGCACTCGCACGACGGCTCCGACGTGCAGGTCGGCGAGGACCAGGCCACCTTCGCCGAGAGCCGCGACGCCACCTTCCAGCGGTTCCAGAACGAGGTGCCGACCGAGTTCAAGCACCTGGCCACCGCCACCGCGCCCTACCGCATCCTCGCGCCCGGCAGCGACCCCGCCTTCCGGTCCGGTGGCCAGTACCAGAACTACATGTCCTCGTACGCAGCGACCGTCGGCATCAACGCAGCCACCTCCGACATCTTCGGCTGCGCCGGGCAACTGGCCGGGCAGCCCCAGCAGTGCGCGGCCCTCAACCGGCACACGGCCGACCTGCCCCAGTCCCAGTGGGAAACCGTCAGCAACTTCTACCGCGCCGCCCCGGCCAATTACTACGCCAAGTTCTGGCACGACCACGCCATCAAC includes:
- a CDS encoding FAD-dependent oxidoreductase, whose product is MDRPLRVAVIGSGPAGIYAADHLVKADETVTVDVFDRLPTPYGLIRYGVAPDHPRIKEIITALHRVLDHPRIRFIGNVSYGIDVKPEELRRFYDATIIATGADKDRELDIPGVDLPGSFGAADFASWYNGHPDVSRDWPLTATTVAVLGAGNVAVDVARILAKTADELLETEIPENVYQHLKNSPVTDVHVFSRRGPAQVKFTPQELRELDHSPNVEVIVHPEGIEFDEGSLEMMRQTRHVKMCVDILQNWTVRDPRDRPRRLHLHFLQAPVAILGDGKVEALRTETQELTGDGSVRGTGEFTEWPVQAVYRAIGYLSQALPDVPFDITSGTIPHAAGRILDMDGDPIPGMYVTGWIKRGPVGLIGHTKGDAGETVTSLLADAEGLEPAVQTDPADVVSYLRQRGVDFTTWAGWQQLDLHEIALGEPHGRRRIKVVPREDLIRISNAVTPGA
- a CDS encoding beta-1,3-glucanase family protein encodes the protein MPHALSHPRGRRLLIPALLTLALAALGAATAPAAQAAPALLSQGRPATASSTENSGTPASAAVDGNTGTRWSSAFADPQWLQVDLGATATITSVTLTWEAAYAKAYQIQTSADGTSWTTVYSTTTGAGGVQNLTVSGSGRYVRLYGTQRATAYGYSLWEFQVFGTGGGTTTPPPSGDFWGSTSDIPAAHNVVELKILNRTNGQYPDSQVYWSFNGQTHSIAEQPYFDMPANSAGRMYFYLGSPTSQYYDFIEFTVGPDQFNGNTTRVDAFGLKLAMRLHSHDGSDVQVGEDQATFAESRDATFQRFQNEVPTEFKHLATATAPYRILAPGSDPAFRSGGQYQNYMSSYAATVGINAATSDIFGCAGQLAGQPQQCAALNRHTADLPQSQWETVSNFYRAAPANYYAKFWHDHAINKLAYGFPYDDVAGQSTFISHNDPQWLMIAVGW
- a CDS encoding M36 family metallopeptidase → MLKRTSIILASMLAAGVSTVAAHPALGAPAALPGDLVKLQTRQSLLGTHTWYQQTYKGIPVFGGYYATHKASDGTVTVDDGRKKVAGLADASAAVPEQRARTAVAGRLRAQPDQAKLVIVPGQTARLAWQTLTSTPKGTIRSLLDADSGAVLREENTVRQADGIGQVFDPNPVVRLQNESLTDQDDADYPALDKAYRKVVLRHLNGGSTLQGSYANNLSEPAVTSSSRRFVYQRSNDGFEQVMAYYSITSTEEYIHRLGFADVNNEPQDYYTTGFEDDNSYYDPSVDAITFGTGGVDDAEDNEVIWHEYGHAIQDDQVPGFGETEEAGAIGEGFGDYWAVTMSQATSPDTTVTPWACVMDWDSTSYTDTEPHCLRRTDTAKVYPDDLVGEVHDDGEIWSHALWDVNRALGRTTANRIILEAQFRFTPDTTMPAAAQATVNTARFLYGSRAAAKTAKSFQDRGIL